In Drosophila nasuta strain 15112-1781.00 chromosome 2R, ASM2355853v1, whole genome shotgun sequence, a single genomic region encodes these proteins:
- the LOC132786378 gene encoding dual specificity protein kinase TTK, whose protein sequence is MTTPAPRRVRDLLAFYSDSEDEGSTAPCKPTDAHPIGDRKPQAINNADKENVSQEPKTNFNAATPSFNMLPRRRSEMVMMDSDSDDEDHNLNCAILNDSFVLSPVQELTGSTTSEPLIAGVPLKPNDSNLSFLGRFGNMGIDCSGTTNKSPKQAQHIPNKKPPPRSMHIISEHRKALDSQTPLRTAPAAAAAKSQAKPEVEFVTPQVGSISSRRTAQKTRNEQLDNEFRFQKVLFQTPMTVSRNAPFASDSLTFSLCDTISESPETPAAPPVQLKEMPPSGKSKKSLEGAFGQAEQLKAAIPELPLPIATATDKPDNAAKANSNVLKIKQHAYQMVKKLGSGGSSSVYLARRQDNGKEFALKVVDLQADPLVVQGYLNETKLLEKLQGNICVVSLYDYELLRAESKLYLVMEKGDCDLNKILQGFTTNLPLYNLMNILYQMLQAVNYIHQHGVIHSDLKPANFLMANGRLKLIDFGIASNIAVDSTSIIKFSQAGTFNYISPEALTDISSGTSPMRGGNQPKIKISTKSDVWSLGCILYLLLYQKTPFGHIRNINAKMNAIANPSSSIEYPALPIYYPLMLVHMVKNCLQLNPKKRPSCVELLQYPFHMVIPLQNLQLAAKH, encoded by the exons ATGACTACACCTGCACCACGCCGCGTTAGAGATTTGTTGGCATTTTACTCGGATTCGGAAGATGAAGGCAGCACAGCGCCCTGCAAGCCAACGGACGCGCATCCAATTGGCGACAGGAAACCGCAAGCTAT TAACAATGCGGACAAGGAGAATGTGTCACAAGAGCCAAAGACAAATTTCAATGCGGCAACACCCAGCTTCAATATGCT gCCTAGAAGACGTTCTGAGATGGTCATGATGGACTCGGATAGCGATGATGAAGATCACAATCTCAACTGCGCCATTCTCAACGACTCCTTTGTACTCAGTCCAGTGCAAGAGCTGACGGGCAGCACAACCAGTGAACCTTTGATTGCTGGCGTTCCATTGAAGCCGAATGACTCCAATCTGTCGTTTTTGGGACGCTTTGGAAACATGGGCATCGACTGTAGTGGCACTACCAACAAATCGCCAAAGCAGGCACAACATATCCCCAATAAGAAACCTCCGCCACGATCGATGCACATCATTTCCGAGCATCGCAAGGCGTTGGACAGCCAAACACCACTGAGAACcgctccagcagcagctgcggccAAGTCGCAAGCGAAGCCCGAGGTGGAGTTTGTGACGCCACAGGTGGGCAGCATTAGCTCACGACGAACCGCACAAAAGACGCGCAACGAGCAGCTGGACAATGAGTTTCGCTTCCAAAAAGTGCTCTTCCAGACGCCTATGACCGTCAGTCGCAATGCGCCCTTTGCCAGCGATAGTCTGACCTTCTCTCTGTGTGACACCATCAGTGAGAGTCCTGAGACACCGGCTGCTCCTCCAGTGCAGCTCAAAGAGATGCCGCCAAGcggaaaatcaaaaaagtcaCTTGAAGGCGCCTTTGGTCAAGCGGAGCAGCTGAAAGCCGCAATTCCAGAACTGCCACTGCCCATTGCCACAGCAACTGACAAGCCAGATAATGCTGCCAAAGCCAACTCGAATGTACTGAAAATCAAGCAACACGCTTATCAGATGGTCAAGAAATTGGGCAGCGGTGGCTCCAGTTCCGTTTACTTGGCGCGTCGCCAGGATAATGGTAAGGAGTTTGCCTTGAAGGTGGTCGATCTTCAAGCCGATCCTCTCGTGGTGCAGGGATATCTCAATGAGACGAAGCTGCTGGAGAAACTGCAGGGCAACATTTGCGTTGTCTCGCTCTACGATTA tGAACTGTTGCGTGCTGAGTCCAAGCTGTACCTGGTGATGGAGAAGGGCGATTGTGATTTGAACAAGATACTCCAGGGATTCACCACCAATCTGCCACTGTACAATCTGATGAATATACTCTATCAAATGCTGCAGGCCGTCAACTATATACATCAGCATGGCGTTATACATTCTGATCTGAAGCCAGCCAACTTTCTCATGGCCAATGGCAGGCTCAAGCTGATTGACTTTGGTATTGCCAGCAACATTGCGGTGGACTCGACAAGTATCATCAAATTCTCGCAAGCTGGCACGTTCAACTACATCAGTCCCGAGGCCTTGACCGACATCTCTAGCGGCACCAGTCCCATGCGTGGCGGCAATCAGCCGAAGATTAAGATCTCTACCAAGTCGGATGTGTGGTCGCTGGGCTGCATCTTGTATCTGCTGCTATATCAGAAGACGCCCTTTGGCCACATACGCAACATCAACGCGAAGATGAACGCAATTGCGAATccgagcagcagcatcgaGTATCCTGCGCTGCCCATTTATTATCCTCTGATGCTAGTCCAC ATGGTCAAGAACTGTTTGCAACTGAATCCCAAGAAGCGGCCTTCGTGTGTGGAGCTGTTGCAGTATCCTTTCCACATGGTCATTCCCCTACAGAATCTTCAGCTGGCGGCCAAGCATTGA
- the LOC132786380 gene encoding transmembrane protein 192, translated as MDSDAAAGAAIQTGSGSQGQQNRDTDELLDPVLFSNDNGAYKLKTVPAFSIHLLISTIISCVGIGLATLFPEDRRCDAYFIMLYLRATFWVITFLFDHFVKKQHDNLRMNGYHDFHRETSMQKGVPLQIVSLWNSMLLGVQALIHHYYGNDFEKHCAEGWLSPISYITTFNVAENLLLAATHGCYINKVVKFNKAKLAPDVLRGADRASGSLGLMQPGGDTAELLERQADLISYLKDHTYKINQKLHQMQTNVRPLRVPQIP; from the exons ATGGATTCCGATGCAGCAGCTGGCGCAGCTATTCAAACCGGCAGTGGAAGCCAAGGACAACAGAATCGCGACACTGACGAGCTGCTTGATCCCGTGCTATTCTCTAACGACAATGGCGCATATAAGCTGAAAACCGTGCCTGCATTTAG tatACATTTGCTTATCTCGACGATCATTTCGTGTGTGGGCATTGGCCTGGCGACCCTGTTCCCAGAGGATCGACGCTGCGATGCCTACTTTATAATGCTCTACTTGCGCGCCACCTTCTGGGTGATCACTTTC CTCTTTGATCACTTTGTGAAGAAACAGCATGATAATCTCCGCATGAATGGCTATCACGATTTCCATCGAGAGACGAGCATGCAGAAGGGAGTGCCACTGCAAATTGTGTCGCTGTGGAACTCGATGCTGCTCGGAGTCCAGGCCCTCATCCATCACTATTATGGCAATGACTTCGAGAAGCATTGCGCCGAGGGCTGGCTGTCGCCCATCAGTTACATTACCACCTTCAATGTGGCCGAGAATCTTCTGCTCGCCGCCACCCATGGCTGCTATATAA ATAAAGTAGTGAAGTTCAATAAGGCAAAGCTGGCGCCAGATGTTTTGCGTGGCGCAGATCGTGCCAGCGGTTCTTTGGGTCTCATGCAGCCGGGAGGCGACACCGCTGAGCTGCTCGAGAGGCAAGCGGATCTGATCAGTTATCTGAAGGATCACACATATAAGATCAACCAGAAGCTGCACCAGATGCAGACGAATGTGCGTCCGTTGCGTGTGCCGCAAATTCCTTAA
- the LOC132786376 gene encoding LOW QUALITY PROTEIN: uncharacterized protein LOC132786376 (The sequence of the model RefSeq protein was modified relative to this genomic sequence to represent the inferred CDS: deleted 1 base in 1 codon), with the protein MNVESNQDLPTPKESIAEKCDAAVAAATAVVGVSIETPISTTTTTATPSIAGSEEPSASVSATDSASCKPATELQSAGCHTGGQEQQQQRLPYFYSKQYNSPSGNRHQFPSPPSHKNQPWRKLRRTFFNNNWNYNPNPQYHTRYSQRYFEKPNWQRNSSRNNSDSYNSNDRHNYRNKNYYGKHESPKRTDYHRHLRERHFKLQATEEEATEEQQLEENELPQTKPVNKESNKKENKINKCRVRLKRTEKRSAEEELGKEKQQTEGKPSNCKENQQAEESNQQKSHDEQKSTKPEEDNKRKRINKRRLSFKDKDKEDNEKPDEQQGNKVQQNSLEETSQKEISKRKVLLNTPYPIKILQAAAKEQSTAVETVEEPKTSSLIQVRPLNELLSAEIFSEQLQSDITHTPPVASETTTIRTPPAIQARRHTVCHNGGDNINDRLANMDKAALKYIINNSDTIYDEHLKSQARRRQRDCLRRQLKDIEIEPPKETLQTELVEDDIVDALDLPQLLLQQIEDCLNFNSDKTQTQKESTETVEKPNDIEVKTEDQLEEEMDLMTRLELAKKFKAMTAKKSSKTPKKSPAKCKQSESKEPEKLAANNHISDACIVLSSSSEDEQEEELEETKPTATDDDREAEQIDSNESDLQRDAAEVIASFEQHMLPQLKGSLANCYRSNRSANVQSKLHFISCMVTSQQHNPNKFSKRVVAEIQQNLRQSNNRMAIDFLAKEIENLLKLQRTNESTNELNSQQPAHQSNVESAESERASLPPTPPRNATPPSHVASATTQPLQAAAPLLGMSFLQLDAALPRLSPGLYPLPLENKQLPIGDSVMQNLLEIDRRLLEYQNRRGFLEEMILKFQKEKSDLEMVSLELMNRKYLLLNTIITRNQAAATPPPGVTPVNSPPPMVATTERATSPMPVKKRSRRTIIVRHVKMLRKHGSRVRGKPRKKDKIEQKSQPKTAEQSSEDSQQIKLESEQVATHAPKRASIDAPEVVPAKRNCQQPLAVIPPLPPLSPPPTFSDPIDNSTDELPLKSMPENSNFIPSGRLFSIKSPISQIVVHKMRIFAASESGDLYVFNAENHKLEQHIVKHSDAITNMFLCEKESCLYTTSLDGFFKKSSLGNLERMLHTGYLKEPLQSIDINWGIAYIGSRWGNIYTYNVAANKLIDMPLLFTGQSIIAIRAIKEGARQIIMFGCKGNTVFLHDAASGLLLRRLSIPEGLNVYSLILSDGHVFCGTQKFEVFKFDFATGNICNISNCGNGAVSMAAYGERFLLVGCYDGFIYVLDKETGLRLGRFKGCGRLVLALAVAGDKVICSSKDNSLEILEIPAEILNPQSK; encoded by the exons GAcgtttttcaataataat TGGAACTATAATCCAAATCCGCAATATCACACTCGATATTCACAACGCTATTTTGAGAAACCCAACTGGCAACGCAATAGCAGTCGGAACAATTCGGATTCTTACAATTCCAATGACAGACACAACTATCGAAATAAGAATTATTACGGAAAACACGAGAGTCCCAAAAGAACTGATTACCATAGACATTTAAGAGAAAGACATTTCAAGTTGCAAGCAActgaagaagaagcaacagaAGAACAACAGCTAGAAGAAAACGAATTGCCACAAACTAAACCAGTGAATAAGgaaagtaataaaaaagaaaataagattAATAAGTGTCGAGTAAGACTCAAAAGAACCGAAAAACGATCAGCTGAAGAAGAACtaggaaaagaaaagcaacaaacagaAGGAAAACCTTCAAACTGTAAAGAAAACCAGCAAGCAGAAGAAAGCAATCAACAAAAGAGTCACGACGAACAAAAGAGTACAAAACCGGAAGAAGACAACAAGCGAAAGAGGATCAATAAGAGACGTTTAAGCTTTAAGGATAAAGATAAGGAAGACAACGAGAAACCAGACGAGCAACAGGGAAATAAAGTGCAACAGAATAGTCTAGAGGAAACCTCACAAAAAGAGATCAGCAAGAGAAAAGTATTACTCAACACTCCCTATCCAATCAAAATATTgcaagcagcagccaaagagCAGTCGACTGCAGTTGAGACCGTTGAGGAACCAAAAACTTCTTCCTTAATACAAGTGCGACCCTTAAACGAGCTGCTCAGTGCAGAAATATTCAGCGAGCAGCTGCAAAGcgatattacgcatacgcccccCGTTGCAAgtgagacaacaacaataagaactcCGCCTGCCATTCAGGCACGTCGTCACACTGTGTGTCACAATGGCGGGGACAACATCAACGATCGTCTGGCCAACATGGACAAGGCGGCACTCAAGTACATaatcaacaacagcgacaCGATCTACGACGAACATCTCAAGTCGCAGGCGCGTCGTCGACAACGCGATTGCCTACGCAGACAGCTTAAGGATATTGAGATCGAGCCACCAAAGGAGACGCTGCAAACCGAGCTGGTGGAAGACGATATTGTGGATGCGCTAGATTTGCCacaactgttgctgcaacagaTTGAAGATTGCCTGAATTTCAACAGCGACAAGACGCAAACGCAGAAGGAATCCACAGAGACAGTGGAGAAACCAAACGATATCGAGGTGAAGACTGAAGACCAACTGGAGGAAGAAATGGATTTGATGACACGCTTGGAGTTGGCCAAAAAATTCAAGGCCATGACTGCGAAAAAGTCAAGCAAAACACCAAAGAAAAGTCCCGCAAAATGCAAGCAAAGCGAGTCAAAGGAACCTGAAAAACTGGCAGCAAACAATCATATTTCTGACGCTTGCATTGTGCTCAGTTCCTCCTCCGAAGATGAGCAGGAAGAAGAGCTGGAAGAGACAAAGCCAACAGCCACTGACGATGATAGAGAAGCAGAGCAAATCGACAGCAACGAATCTGATTTGCAACGAGATGCGGCTGAAGTTATCGCCAGCTTTGAGCAGCACATGCTGCCGCAGTTGAAAGGATCGCTGGCCAATTGTTATCGCAGCAACCGCAGTGCGAATGTGCAGAGCAAATTGCACTTTATCTCCTGCATGGTCACAAGCCAGCAACATAATCCGAACAAGTTTAGCAAGCGTGTTGTGGCTGAAATTCAACAGAATCTACGACAGTCGAACAATCGCATGGCCATCGATTTTCTAGCCAAGGAAATCGAGAATCTGCTGAAGTTGCAACGGACTAATGAGTCCACAAATGAGCTTAACTCGCAGCAGCCGGCACATCAAAGCAATGTTGAGTCAGCGGAATCAGAGCGCGCTTCATTGCCGCCAACGCCACCCCGCAATGCCACACCGCCGAGTCATGTGGCAAGTGCCACCACACAGCCGTTGCAAGCAGCCGCACCGTTGCTGGGCATGTCTTTTCTGCAGCTGGATGCCGCCTTGCCGCGTCTCTCGCCGGGACTTTATCCGCTGCCGCTGGAGAACAAACAGCTGCCAATTGGCGACTCTGTGATGCAGAATCTGCTGGAGATTGATCGCCGGCTGTTGGAATATCAGAATCGTCGTGGCTTCCTCGAGGAGATGATACTCAAGTTTCAAAAGGAAAAGAGCGATCTGGAGATGGTCAGTTTGGAGCTGATGAATCGCAAGTATTTGCTGCTCAACACAATAATCACAAGGAATCAGGCAGCTGCCACACCGCCACCTGGCGTTACGCCTGTGAATTCTCCGCCGCCCATGGTTGCCACAACAGAGCGTGCCACATCGCCGATGCCAGTGAAAAAGCGTTCGCGACGCACAATTATAGTGCGGCATGTGAAGATGTTGCGCAAACATGGCAGTCGAGTGCGTGGCAAGCCACGCAAAAAGGACAAAATCGAGCAGAAATCACAGCCGAAAACTGCAGAGCAGTCTTCAGAGGATTCGCAGCAAATCAAATTGGAGTCAGAGCAAGTTGCAACTCACGCTCCAAAGCGAGCTTCAATTGATGCACCAGAAGTTGTGCCTGCCAAACGCAACTGTCAACAACCGCTGGCTGTTATACCACCGTTACCACCGCTTTCTCCGCCACCAACCTTTTCAGATCCCATCGACAACTCAACCGATGAGTTGCCATTGAAATCCATGCCAGAGAATAGCAACTTTATACCCAGCGGTCGCTTGTTCAGCATCAAAAGTCCCATCTCACAGATTGTGGTTCACAAGATGCGCATCTTTGCCGCCTCGGAGAGCGGTGATCTCTATGTCTTCAACGCAGAAAATCACAAGCTGGAGCAGCACATCGTCAAGCACAGCGATGCCATCACCAACATGTTTCTCTGCGAGAAGGAATCCTGTCTGTATACCACATCACTGGATGGCTTCTTCAAAAAGTCATCGCTGGGG AATCTGGAACGTATGCTGCACACGGGTTATCTGAAGGAGCCGCTGCAATCTATTGATATCAATTGGGGCATTGCATATATTGGCAGCCGTTGGGGAAACATTTACACCTACAACGTTGCG gcCAACAAGTTGATTGACATGCCTCTGTTGTTTACG GGACAGTCGATAATTGCCATCAGAGCCATCAAAGAGGGAGCACGTCAAATCATCATGTTTGGCTGCAAGGGAAACACTGTGTTTCTTCACGATGCAGCCTCTGGACTGCTTTTGCGTCGTCTGAGCATACCGGAAGGTCTGAATGTGTATAGCTTAATTCTGAGCGATGGACATGTGTTTTGTGGCACACAGAAATTTGAAGTGTTCAAATTCGACTTTGCA ACTGGCAACATATGCAATATTTCAAACTGTGGCAACGGTGCCGTTTCAATGGCAGCGTATGGCGAACGATTTCTGCTGGTTGGCTGCTATGATGGTTTTATCTATGTGCTCGACAAGGAGACGGGACTGCGTTTGGGTCGCTTCAAGGGCTGCGGACGTTTGGTGCTGGCTTTGGCCGTCGCTGGCGATAAg gtCATTTGTTCGTCTAAGGACAACTCTTTAGAAATATTGGAAATACCAGCGGAAATATTGAATccacaaagcaaataa